The Doryrhamphus excisus isolate RoL2022-K1 chromosome 22, RoL_Dexc_1.0, whole genome shotgun sequence genome segment aagaagatatatatatataatatttcaaatatttcatttttgcaattattgtgtttacacttgtttagatataatactttttttgattaaatagtcttttgatgaaatagtacgtgataataagctcatgattaaatagtaatgtgataataagatcatcacatggtttgtctggtatcaggcccagtatcatgcccccgcgtgctagtATGAgtatgatactgacacttggggggcatgatacctggcctgataccagacaaaccatgtgataacctataaatatacaCAGATAAAATAAGGCAAATGGTATTAATACTATTAAAATATGACTGATTATTACTACTGGCAACACATTCTTGTTTATGCTAAGATTTTGCGCTAGCTATCCTGACAAGAACTTACAGAGGCCACGGCCACCTCGTTGACCAGGAAGTGTGAGAGCCCGGCGGCTTTGCGAATAAGCTTCTCTTGACTGATGGGGAAGCCGGCACTGACGCACGACTGCGACTGCTTTCCCGATTCCGAGGATTCCATTGCTTGCTCTCGCTGCAGCGACAGCACGCTGCAGGCTACATGCACATGAATATAAGCCTGaattagagattttttttgtgggggggggcgtAGTGGCGAATAAGGAGGAGACAATGTACCGATGATGGCGTCGGGAATGAAGACGTGAAAGAGGCCGTTGCTGTAGAAGTTGAGCTCAAAGAGCGCCGGCACCGTTGAGCTGGGCGCGATGGTGAACTCGCCGTTGCGGTTGGCGCTGCTGGTGACGGCGATGCAGTTCTCCAGCAGGTGCAGGGCGCGCATTACGACGTCCTCGGAATTGCCCGAGAAGCCCAGGTCGAAGTCACGCGACAGTACCTCCTCCTTCATGTTGAAGAAATCCTCAACCAGCTTGGACAGCACCACGCCCTGCGGCAACGACAAGCTCACTGTGACGCAAAATtgttaattatcattattagtagcatctttatcattattattgttattattatcactattattataatcattaatattaccattttcatcattatagttgtaaaaaaatttttgattttttttattattattatttaatttgacagacttcattgcttcctgtagagtgctgtatcattccatttGTTGTTCAAACCAAATGTTcaaagccaaatgtggcccgcaggacactagtttgaggcccccgccttgatatgaaagtttgatatggatgctgtatggtatcatgtacccagaaaaaaattattacgtttgattcatgttcatgttaaaggttaaataactgttaatagtgaTCCTCCTtgttcgtgtggaagtggtaagtttttgtctattttggatgctgtatggtatcatttacccagaaaaaattattacatttgattcatgttcatgttaaaggttaaataactgttaatagttatcctccctatccgtgtggaagtggtaaatttttggctatttaagttgaaaagaaataacttgaaggctaccgttgaggtcgctagatgtctagtttgcgagttagcatgtgtgtcgagaccctgcagttgcgcaatatgttgtaaataaaaagagtataaatgtgactatagtcgtgttttgtcatgtctacagggctctaataatgatttgttcattttaatatgaaaaaaataatttgtctagacaccaactatatgtggtttcttaagtttttattatttgccgttttattattattatatttatttattactgattgattttctttattcttgattctttttctgtttttaataaatgcgtttttttgggggtttttttggttttttttttctgatgcggcccagtctcgcccagaccctagctccagtggccccccaagtaaattgagtttgagacccctggtttaggttaaaaaaaaaaaacatacacaaccTACACATGCACTATAACACCAGCAGGGGGTGCTAAAGTGTAAAACGACAGCTGCTGATTCATAAGGAACATGATCTATGCTTCATTACCATGCCTTTGTGTGTGACATTTGCTTCACCTTGTCTGGGGTAAGGCATCAACAAGAGCAGGAGTTTAAAAACATTGTGTTGTGAATGGGAGAAAAGAAATAAGGGGTGTAAATGTAAatgccagatttttttttttacctgtctGTGTCTGTAAAGCAGCAAACAGGCCACAATGTGGGTGGACATGATGGCGGATGACTTGTTAGCCGctgcggggaggggggggagatacaaagaataataatgaaCACCACAGTGAAGCAACAGTAGCACAATAAAAGCCTATGTAGATGGTAAATGGGACTGTCATGGCGGCATCAATTTactattaaattttaaattatgttcATGAGCAAGGGAGTGACGATGAGCGAGGGTTTccaacagggggggggggggttactccAGGTCGTAGCAAGCATGGCTCATTTGAAGGGATGAAAAGCTCCGGTGCTGCATTCCAACCCCTCTTTTGGCTCCCCCCGTCCTCTCTTTCGTTCTATTGGCTGAAAACAACATGCCATGCGGCTGGAGGCATTGTGATTGGGCGATGGGAGgaggagtttaaaaaaaaaaaaaaaaaagaatcttgGCAAGTGTAACAGAAGCTGGGGAGAACCGGTTTGTGCTTCTGCTTGCTTAAAAGAACCGATGCTGTGTGTGCTAGCGAGACGCTAAGCTTGGTGTTTTTGACAGTTAAACGGGTTTCTTACTGAAAAGCACGTGCTTGGCCAGGTTGTTGATGAGCTGTCGTCTGCAGACGTCTTCGGGAAGCTCTCGATCCTGTTgggcttcctcctcttcctggcgATCAAACAGCTGAGCATCGGGCCTGCGGGCCGacaagtttattattattattattattattattacggttTGCGACGGCGTCCCGACGAGAGCGAAATATGTTGGCTAAATAAGGAGCAGCTGCACTCAGCGGTGTAGCATCGTGGAAATGTTATTAGTTTATCAGGAGGAGCTCTATGAACTcaagtgacccccccccaacccccctcccgCGAATGTCAACTCACATGTTGTGCTGAAATGTCAAATAACGGGGCCCTGCTGTGAGGTGGCGTGCtgttattttgattttgtattaaaaaaaatagatactTACTGCACTTCTATAATGGTGGGCATCAAGGCGTGCTCCAGGGAAATGGGTAACGGAATATGGCGGTTTCTCTGGCTGTCCAGATATTCCTATAGACGACACATAGCAATCAattttcccgactataagtcgcactttttttttcataagttgGCTGATCCtgctgcgacttatactccaaagcgacttataaatgaaaaaatatatatataatttcacagaccgccacaagagggcagtatTGGCTTTCACAGCCGATATCTCCTACTTCTTAAGTGGTGAAATTAGCAGCTGAAAACAGTAACGAGCAGCAGAAAAGTGAGAAACCTGTTAGGGACGGGGCGTAAAGCGCAGGCTACTCTTACTGCCATGAAggaaacaaaacagttactgtaCTTCAAACTATTATGTTACGTAAACACTGGATTCGTgtagctcaggggtctcaaacacgcagacactagtttgaggccccccgccttgatatgaaagtttaatgttagtgcggcccgcgcaagtttgatatggatgctgtatggtatcatgtacccagaaaaaattattacttttgattcatgttcatgttaaaggttaaataactgttaatagttatcctccctatccgtgtggaagtggtaagtttttggctatttaagttgaaaggaaataacttgaaggctaccgtttttaggtcgctagcgctctagtttgcgagttagcatgtgtctcaagaccctgcagttgcgcaatatgttgtaaataaaaagtataaatgtgactatagtcgtgttttgtcatgtctacagggctctaataatgctttgttcattttaatctggaaaaaataatttgtctacccaccaactataagtggtttcttaagtttttattatttgccgttttattattattattatatttatttattactgattgattttctttattcttgatttgtttatttatttttcatcttattttgtgcagaaaaataaaaattaatacatttgcagaacagtggaatgttttatcagagcttttcttgtagaaaatcggaaaattcattaattttatcctcacgagggttgcggagggtgccggagcctatcccagctgtcttcaagcgagaggcggggtacaggcggggtccactctggaatggtggccagccaatcacaggacacatatagacaaacaaccattcacactcacattcatacctatggacaatttggagtcgctaattaacctagcatgtttttggaatgtgggaggaaaccggagatggccgagggtggaattgaactcaggtctcctagctgtgaggccttcacgctaaccactccaccactgtACGGCCTTAAATAGAAagaataagagaataaaatgtaatCTAACCTTTAACGAAAAGGGCTGGTTGAAGTCAACTCGGACGCATCCGTAGTTCTTCCTCAGCATCCGGAAGACGCCGCACGCTATCCCCCACAGGCTCTCGTTCTTCTTGGGCTTGCCCTGTTTGCATTTGGGAAGGATATCATCCTCTtaaaatcttcttttaaaaagtcACACCAACGACAACAAGGTAAGAATCCTCACCAGCTGCTCGCTGTTGTAGTTGCCTTCGATGATGCGGTCGTACGAGATGCCGACCGGTACCACCAACACGTCGTCGATGGAGCCCGTGTGCAGAGCGTCGACCACAATGGACAGCATTCCTGCACGTGCGGGCGACGGCTTGCCGCTGCGGGAGCGCGTGCCTTCCAGGTAGACCTCCAAGAACTGCTGCTGACGTAACAGCTCCTCTGTGTACTAGAAGATACGCCATTTTTTACGAAGGTAGGTCAGACGAGAGGCCTTAATTACATTCGTGAGGCTTTCTTTTGTTAGGTTCTCTCCGagatccgatatatgcaatgaatttttattggaaatgcattacagaaaaatcggttctttttttatctgtccgttgtgagcgaatttccgatatatccgagtctgatatatccgaggtttactgtacaatccGCTAATCCTGACCCACTGCCATATTTAGAGCACATTCTTCCATTTTTGCAGGTTTCAGGAATGCTACAAGTAGCTTAGCATTCACAAgccataaaaaaagaaaagcttcCGGATTTATTAGAAAGTGGATTTGTACGCAAGGCGAGGAAAGAATGCATATGATTAGCTAGCGGCGAAGTATTAGAACAGGAAGTTGGTACCCTCGCTTATAGGAAGATAAGAATCTTTAGTTGTGTCGATGAGACTCACGGCATGTAAGAGTGATCTGTACAAAATGTCTTTCTTCCCGTCGCCGGACTCCTCCATTTTCCGTCTTATGAAGAATCCTCCCAGTTTACGGATCAgagtgctaaaaaaaataaaataaagatataaataaataaagagcgTAAACAAGCAAGTGATGGCGTCCCTCACCTGAGAATGGGGATGCTGAGGTTGTTTCCGGCAGCGATGTGCGGCGCTTTGATGTTGTGACAGAACAGGATGAGCGTGATGAGCAGGTAGTCGATGTGGGACTTGTGTACGGGGAGGAAGACCATGGGCACGTTCTGCTGCACAGACCAGATAAGTGACTCGGTATCGTCCGTTCAGAGAAGGTTCTAAACCGGGTCCTGACCTCGGCGGCTGCTTTCTTCACCATCTCCATCTGGCCCTTGTGGATCTGAATGCTCCAGAAGAAACCGTTGAAGAGCCTCAAGAGAACCCAGCCCGTGAGCCTAAACAGGACAGACGTTTAAGAACGGGGACTCCAAAATTGAGGCTGATTTGTTTACAGGAAGTCATGGAAAATATGCAGGAAGTAAATATAGTTTGTGGTATTATAATCACGTATGTGTTGTTTTCTACCTGATGAAGGTCGGGGAAACATTGGCCACCATCTTCTGGAGGAAAGTCCTCGTCTTCTGCTTGACCTTCCTGACGGTTTTGTGCTCAGAACCAGGCTGGCTAGCGTCCATGTCCGAGGCCACGCAGAAGATGGCGCTCGTCACTCTGCAAAAATACGACGCACGgatgttgttttcattttacgGTTCCGATCGGGTCCGACTGCATGCATACCTGTCGTTGTTGAGCACGTTCTCCACCACGTTCCTGGGGAACATGTCCTTGTGGACGTCCCGTTCCATGACAAAGAGCGCGTAGCTCAACTGGCGTGCTAGCCAGCCGCGTTGCCTGCATgtggagcacacacacacacacacacacacacacgtgacctTGCGTTCACTTGGGACACACAACACTGTCGCATGTTCTCACACATTAGAAAAGAAGACTCCATCTTGCTTCTCCTCAGCCGTATTATTTACATTGGAGCCAGTTTGTTGTTACACCTTCATGAATGTTCACATACCATCACGCTTACTGTGTTACGTCTTCCATATTTTAaacaatatacatataatacaatacatttaatgtatttcattcattcattcattttctaccacttatcctcacaggggtggggggggggtgctggagcctatcccagctgtcttcagtcgagaggtgtggtacaccttggactagtggccagccaatcacagggcacatatattcaaacaaccattcac includes the following:
- the gpam gene encoding glycerol-3-phosphate acyltransferase 1, mitochondrial isoform X1, coding for MESSDGLLLQVNNGEQWCNRWKRPNDDSDRSTSPSVLRCVASTWKEGLLNRKRPFVGRCCHSCTPQSWEKLFNPSIPSLGLRNVIYINETHTRQRGWLARQLSYALFVMERDVHKDMFPRNVVENVLNNDRVTSAIFCVASDMDASQPGSEHKTVRKVKQKTRTFLQKMVANVSPTFIRLTGWVLLRLFNGFFWSIQIHKGQMEMVKKAAAEQNVPMVFLPVHKSHIDYLLITLILFCHNIKAPHIAAGNNLSIPILSTLIRKLGGFFIRRKMEESGDGKKDILYRSLLHAYTEELLRQQQFLEVYLEGTRSRSGKPSPARAGMLSIVVDALHTGSIDDVLVVPVGISYDRIIEGNYNSEQLGKPKKNESLWGIACGVFRMLRKNYGCVRVDFNQPFSLKEYLDSQRNRHIPLPISLEHALMPTIIEVQPDAQLFDRQEEEEAQQDRELPEDVCRRQLINNLAKHVLFTANKSSAIMSTHIVACLLLYRHRQGVVLSKLVEDFFNMKEEVLSRDFDLGFSGNSEDVVMRALHLLENCIAVTSSANRNGEFTIAPSSTVPALFELNFYSNGLFHVFIPDAIIACSVLSLQREQAMESSESGKQSQSCVSAGFPISQEKLIRKAAGLSHFLVNEVAVASPCQTIYQVFHDAVTRLIQYGVLYVAEEDQEELSPSPTEEPWPKKFPEPLSWRSDEEDEDSDFGEEQRDRYLKVSLSEEHQEFFVFLQRLLSSVLEAYSGAAIFVHSLSQPMAESEYTQRLFRYLLTRTERRVAAYGESATHYLVKNTVRTFKELGVLKERRENRVSTVELSATFLPQANRNKLLHYILGFTLL
- the gpam gene encoding glycerol-3-phosphate acyltransferase 1, mitochondrial isoform X2; the encoded protein is MESSDGLLLQVNNGEQWCNRWKRPNDDSDRSTSPSVLRCVASTWKEGLLNRKRPFVGRCCHSCTPQSWEKLFNPSIPSLGLRNVIYINETHTRQRGWLARQLSYALFVMERDVHKDMFPRNVVENVLNNDRVTSAIFCVASDMDASQPGSEHKTVRKVKQKTRTFLQKMVANVSPTFIRLTGWVLLRLFNGFFWSIQIHKGQMEMVKKAAAENVPMVFLPVHKSHIDYLLITLILFCHNIKAPHIAAGNNLSIPILSTLIRKLGGFFIRRKMEESGDGKKDILYRSLLHAYTEELLRQQQFLEVYLEGTRSRSGKPSPARAGMLSIVVDALHTGSIDDVLVVPVGISYDRIIEGNYNSEQLGKPKKNESLWGIACGVFRMLRKNYGCVRVDFNQPFSLKEYLDSQRNRHIPLPISLEHALMPTIIEVQPDAQLFDRQEEEEAQQDRELPEDVCRRQLINNLAKHVLFTANKSSAIMSTHIVACLLLYRHRQGVVLSKLVEDFFNMKEEVLSRDFDLGFSGNSEDVVMRALHLLENCIAVTSSANRNGEFTIAPSSTVPALFELNFYSNGLFHVFIPDAIIACSVLSLQREQAMESSESGKQSQSCVSAGFPISQEKLIRKAAGLSHFLVNEVAVASPCQTIYQVFHDAVTRLIQYGVLYVAEEDQEELSPSPTEEPWPKKFPEPLSWRSDEEDEDSDFGEEQRDRYLKVSLSEEHQEFFVFLQRLLSSVLEAYSGAAIFVHSLSQPMAESEYTQRLFRYLLTRTERRVAAYGESATHYLVKNTVRTFKELGVLKERRENRVSTVELSATFLPQANRNKLLHYILGFTLL